GCTTTTAGCAAAGTGAAAGAAATAAAAGGCATTGGCATAGATGCCCGAAATGAATCCGGGGATCGATTTTCCTGTGGCTCAAAAGAACTCTTGAAAGAAGCACCTGCCCCGGGAGATGAACTCGATGTTTATCTTTTGAAAAACGGAACACCAATAGCCGGAATCGTTCTGGAAGATGAGATTAAGAAAGATGCTGCTGAAACCATTGATTTTTTGAAATCCAAAGGCATTAAAACCATTTTGCTCAGTGGCGATAGAAAGGCCAATTGTATTTCTGTTGCAGAGCGGCTGGGCATAGACACGGTTTATTATGAGAAAAAACCGGATGAAAAACTTAAAATCATAGAAGAACTAAATGCTCAGCAATCTACCGCAATGGTAGGTGATGGCATAAATGATGCGCCTGCACTCAACAAGGCGATGCTGGGTATTTCACTCAATGATGCTACGCAAATTGCCATGGACAGTTCTGATATCATTTTGCTCAATGGCAAATTATCAGGATTGATTGAAGCCTATAAAATCAGTAGAGGGACATTTACCACAATTAAACAAAACCTATTTTGGGCCTTTGCCTATAATATTGTAGCCATCCCCATAGCTGCCCTGGGTTTTTTAAATCCTATGGTAGCCGCATTGTCTATGGCATTTTCAGATGTGGTTGTTGTTGGCAATTCATTGCGTTTGAGAAGCAGAAAATTGCGCTAAAGTATTGTTCTTTGAAAAGATTGTTTTATAATAAATCCTATATTCATGCGCAATGAAAAAGGAGCAGGCAGCAGTATTGTTTATCCCAAAATGGTTTCCGGGCAGAAACGATCCGCAGAATGGTGTTTTTATACTTAAACACGCACGTGCAATATCAGCGCATTACCCAGTGAAAATCATGCATTTATGCCCAGTTAAATCTCAGGAAAAGCGATTTGAAACAGAATTTGAACATGAGAACAATATTGAAATACTGCATTGCTATTACCGCAGTTTTCAAAGTTCTTTCCTCAGAATATTTAATCTCCTCTTGTATTTGATTGCCTTTTACAAAACCTATAATCGCTTATTTCCAAAAACCCCTCCCCTTTTAAGCCATGCACATGTTTTTACCCGCCCCGCTGCACTGGCTTTTATTTTAAGAGTTTGGAAAGGCACACCTTATATAGTCAGTGAACACTGGACCATTTATCTAAAAGGAAAATTCAATGACTTTTCAGTAATTAAAAAATTTACTATTCGCCATTTAGCAAAAAAGAGCGAAGCTATTACTGCTGTTTCAAACATCTTACTCAATACCATGAAGCAATGTGGTATTTACAGCAAACGAATGATAGTGATTGGAAATGCCGTGCCTGCTCCTGAAAACATAACAGCCACAAAATCCTACACTAAGAAAATCGGCCTTGTCGCTGACTTTGATGATAAAAACAAGCAGATTTCAGCAGTAATTAAAAGCTTTATTCAAATTGCAGATACACACAAAGACTGGCAATTGCACATTGTAGGAGGTGGACAAGACGAAGCTAAACTTCATCAATTGAGCACAGAAAGCGGGCTCAAAGACAAACAAATCATATTCCACGGCAGGCAGG
This Chitinophagales bacterium DNA region includes the following protein-coding sequences:
- a CDS encoding glycosyltransferase; this translates as MKKEQAAVLFIPKWFPGRNDPQNGVFILKHARAISAHYPVKIMHLCPVKSQEKRFETEFEHENNIEILHCYYRSFQSSFLRIFNLLLYLIAFYKTYNRLFPKTPPLLSHAHVFTRPAALAFILRVWKGTPYIVSEHWTIYLKGKFNDFSVIKKFTIRHLAKKSEAITAVSNILLNTMKQCGIYSKRMIVIGNAVPAPENITATKSYTKKIGLVADFDDKNKQISAVIKSFIQIADTHKDWQLHIVGGGQDEAKLHQLSTESGLKDKQIIFHGRQDNVYVYQFLRDIAFLVNFSRYETFSVILVEAILHGKPVISSKSGGPESFINDENGLLIDRDDTTKLKAAMQQMIEQHHTYDPDLVRKSIGDKFSPENIGFEFKKLYDEILKPYAQ